A region of Mycoplasmopsis bovirhinis DNA encodes the following proteins:
- a CDS encoding MG284/MPN403 family protein translates to MMLEKHVLDAKRLMMKEMEDKDFYNQMCKLLRELFATYLEYKDLIKKQVIRTKLELRFFPHDRHIEEGLEFLEEKLKNKEDFIQVILSYMSSESAWLLKNCYLNNETKDMTEWYLKHFSKTTFYKKKKTAVLEFASYYLVLL, encoded by the coding sequence ATGATGTTAGAAAAACACGTTTTAGATGCAAAAAGACTAATGATGAAAGAAATGGAAGATAAAGATTTTTACAACCAAATGTGTAAATTACTTAGAGAATTATTTGCTACATATTTGGAATATAAAGATTTAATTAAAAAGCAAGTTATCAGAACTAAACTTGAACTTAGGTTCTTTCCACATGATAGACATATTGAAGAAGGTTTAGAATTTCTTGAAGAGAAATTAAAAAATAAAGAAGACTTTATTCAAGTTATCCTTTCATACATGAGTAGCGAATCAGCTTGATTATTAAAAAATTGTTATTTGAATAACGAGACTAAAGATATGACTGAATGGTATTTAAAACATTTTTCAAAAACTACATTTTATAAAAAGAAGAAAACTGCTGTTTTAGAATTCGCGAGCTATTATCTTGTTTTATTATAA